One part of the Dioscorea cayenensis subsp. rotundata cultivar TDr96_F1 chromosome 2, TDr96_F1_v2_PseudoChromosome.rev07_lg8_w22 25.fasta, whole genome shotgun sequence genome encodes these proteins:
- the LOC120278109 gene encoding BTB/POZ domain-containing protein At2g30600 isoform X2: MHLFLCSIIVTLNGSGPTIAISQFLIRKMGGEKHKRFLTVAPFECAWREELRFREAGRGCIAFEAFAHNDVTLVFREQVGSQHYHYKMDNSPNYTVILGSHRNRRLKIEVDGKPVVDVEGVGLCCSSSFQSYWVSVYDGLISIGRGRYPFQNLVFQWLDSKPNCNVQYVGLSSWDKHVGYRNINVLPLTQHHHSLWNQIDFKEYQEENDSDEDRVDLADEFAEWGLANFLENWDFSDIYFVVDGNTKAIPAHKVILGASGDLLFSYTDENIIRLPSTTYPVLHAFLEYIYVGRTNIVESQLSPLRDLSLKFQVLSLTKKCDEIIGRFKTNKKLFDSGTKVEITCSGSQVQQHAILPHELPIDVPKLKQFFVTHQHSDLNIYIEGHGFIAKSHKIILSLWSVPFAKMLSNGMMESNSSDVSFSDVSAEAFLVMLQFMYSGELMVDLVEVSSLIIPLLLLADQFSIMPLQRECCRCILEYLTEDSVCPILQAVSSIASYKLLEETCKQKFSMHFDYCTTASTEFVLLCEETFKDILQHADLTVTSEEKVLDAILLWCMQSPEICGWAAIDELLMSSTPEQVFKGRLPLIDIFLPYVRFPLMPLQLLQMLNESKLCSVFPIFDQLVMEAINFAAIGMTTPVNNQNVRFQHRRSSFKELQYICDGDNNGVIYFAGTSYGEHQWLNPVLSKKINVTASSPASRYTDSKALVSRTYQATLFAGPRIEDGRTCAWWMIDIGQDHQLMCNYYTLRQDGSNAYPRSWALQGSMDKENWTNLRVHENDQTICRRGQFASWPIQGPSSLLPFRFFRVFLMGPTTEGSTSWNLCMCFIELYGYFH, encoded by the exons atgcatttatttttatgctctATAATTGTAACACTGAACGGCTCAGGTCCTACTATTGCCATATCCCAATTT TTGATCAGGAAAATGGGTGGGGAGAAGCATAAAAGGTTCCTTACAGTTGCTCCTTTTGAGTGTGCTTGGCGAGAAGAGTTACGTTTTAGGGAAGCCGGGCGTGGATGTATAGCATTTGAAGCCTTCGCACATAATGATGTCACCTTGGTGTTTAGGGAGCAAGTTGGGAGCCAACATTACCATTATAAAATGGACAATAGTCCAAATTATACGGTGATCTTGGGTAGCCATAGGAATAGGAGGCTTAAGATTGAAGTGGATGGAAAGCCTGTAGTTGATGTCGAGGGTGTTGGCCTCTGTTGTTCTTCATCATTTCAGAGCTATTGGGTTAGTGTTTATGATGGATTGATTAGCATTGGGAGGGGGAGATACCCTTTCCAGAACCTTGTGTTTCAGTGGCTTGATTCGAAACCCAACTGTAATGTTCAATATGTTGGGCTAAGCAGCTGGGATAAACATGTTGGATATAGGAATATCAACGTCTTACCCTTAACCCAACATCACCATAGTCTCTGGAATCAAATTGACTTCAAGGAGTACCAAGAGGAAAATGATTCTGATGAGGACCGGGTTGATTTAGCCGATGAATTTGCTGAATGGGGACTTGCTAATTTTCTAGAGAACTGGGACTTTTCCgatatttattttgtagttgATGGTAACACGAAAGCTATTCCTGCACACAAAGTTATTTTGGGAGCTTCAGGAGATCTCCTTTTTTCTTATACTGATGAGAATATCATCCGACTTCCTTCAACAACATATCCTGTCCTGCATGCCTTTCTGGAGTATATCTATGTTGGTCGTACTAAC ATTGTTGAATCTCAATTGTCTCCTTTGAGAGATTTGAGCTTGAAGTTTCAAGTATTATCTCTAACCAAGAAGTGTGATGAAATTATTGGTCGTTTCAAGACAAACAAAAAGTTATTTGATTCTGGGACTAAAGTGGAAATAACATGTTCTGGTTCTCAAGTTCAGCAACATGCTATCCTTCCTCATGAACTACCCATTGATGTACCAaagcttaaacaattttttgtTACTCATCAGCATAGTGACCTAAATATCTATATTGAAGGACACGGTTTCATTGCCAAGTCACACAAAATTATTCTTAGCTTATGGAGTGTTCCATTTGCGAAG ATGTTATCCAATGGAATGATGGAAAGCAACTCTTCAGATGTTTCGTTTAGTGATGTCTCTGCTGAGGCCTTTTTAGTCATGCTTCAATTTATGTATAGTGGAGAACTCATGGTGGATTTGGTTGAAGTCAGTTCCTTAATAATCCCGCTGCTTCTGCTGGCTGACCAGTTCAGTATTATGCCCCTACAAAGAGAATGCTGTAGATGTATTTTGGAATATCTCACAGAG GATTCAGTCTGTCCCATCTTGCAAGCAGTGTCATCGATTGCATCATATAAACTGCTTGAAGAAACATGCAAGCAAAAGTTTTCCATGCATTTTGATTATTGCACAACTGCCAGCACCGAGTTTGTGTTGTTATGTGAGGAAACTTTTAAAGACATTCTTCAG CATGCTGATTTAACTGTGACATCAGAAGAGAAAGTCCTAGATGCTATTTTATTGTGGTGTATGCAATCCCCTGAAATCTGTGGGTGGGCCGCAATAGATGAGCTTTTAATGTCCTCAACGCCTGAGCAAGTTTTCAAAGGGAGGCTCCCGCTCATTGATATATTTCTACCTTATGTGCGCTTTCCATTAATGCCATTGCAGTTGCTTCAGATG CTCAATGAGAGTAAGCTTTGCAGTGTATTTCCAATATTTGATCAACTT GTGATGGAAGCAATTAATTTTGCTGCCATAGGAATGACAACGCCTGTAAACAACCAGAA tgTGAGATTTCAACATAGGCGGTCAAGCTTTAAGGAGCTCCAGTACATTTGTGATGGTGACAATAATGGAGTAATATATTTTGCTGGAACATCTTATGGTGAGCATCAGTGGTTGAATCCTGTCTTATCCAAA AAAATTAATGTGACAGCTAGCAGTCCTGCTTCAAGATACACTGATTCAAAGGCACTCGTATCAAGGACGTACCAG GCCACATTGTTTGCTGGACCCCGGATTGAGGATGGACGTACATGTGCATGGTGGATGATTGACATTGGACAAGATCACCAG CTAATGTGCAACTACTACACCTTGAGACAGGATGGTTCCAATGCATACCCTAGGTCATGGGCTCTACAG GGATCTATGGATAAGGAGAACTGGACCAACCTGAGAGTGCATGAAAATGATCAAACAATTTGTCGCCGTGGTCAGTTCGCATCATGGCCCATACAGGGTCCGAGCTCACTCCTTCCTTTCAGGTTCTTTAGGGTTTTTTTGATGGGCCCAACAACCGAGGGTTCGACCTCGTGGAACCTTTGCATGTGCTTCATCGAACTCTATGGCTACTTCCACTGA
- the LOC120278109 gene encoding BTB/POZ domain-containing protein At2g30600 isoform X3: protein MGGEKHKRFLTVAPFECAWREELRFREAGRGCIAFEAFAHNDVTLVFREQVGSQHYHYKMDNSPNYTVILGSHRNRRLKIEVDGKPVVDVEGVGLCCSSSFQSYWVSVYDGLISIGRGRYPFQNLVFQWLDSKPNCNVQYVGLSSWDKHVGYRNINVLPLTQHHHSLWNQIDFKEYQEENDSDEDRVDLADEFAEWGLANFLENWDFSDIYFVVDGNTKAIPAHKVILGASGDLLFSYTDENIIRLPSTTYPVLHAFLEYIYVGRTNIVESQLSPLRDLSLKFQVLSLTKKCDEIIGRFKTNKKLFDSGTKVEITCSGSQVQQHAILPHELPIDVPKLKQFFVTHQHSDLNIYIEGHGFIAKSHKIILSLWSVPFAKMLSNGMMESNSSDVSFSDVSAEAFLVMLQFMYSGELMVDLVEVSSLIIPLLLLADQFSIMPLQRECCRCILEYLTEDSVCPILQAVSSIASYKLLEETCKQKFSMHFDYCTTASTEFVLLCEETFKDILQHADLTVTSEEKVLDAILLWCMQSPEICGWAAIDELLMSSTPEQVFKGRLPLIDIFLPYVRFPLMPLQLLQMLNESKLCSVFPIFDQLVMEAINFAAIGMTTPVNNQNVRFQHRRSSFKELQYICDGDNNGVIYFAGTSYGEHQWLNPVLSKKINVTASSPASRYTDSKALVSRTYQATLFAGPRIEDGRTCAWWMIDIGQDHQLMCNYYTLRQDGSNAYPRSWALQGSMDKENWTNLRVHENDQTICRRGQFASWPIQGPSSLLPFRFFRVFLMGPTTEGSTSWNLCMCFIELYGYFH, encoded by the exons ATGGGTGGGGAGAAGCATAAAAGGTTCCTTACAGTTGCTCCTTTTGAGTGTGCTTGGCGAGAAGAGTTACGTTTTAGGGAAGCCGGGCGTGGATGTATAGCATTTGAAGCCTTCGCACATAATGATGTCACCTTGGTGTTTAGGGAGCAAGTTGGGAGCCAACATTACCATTATAAAATGGACAATAGTCCAAATTATACGGTGATCTTGGGTAGCCATAGGAATAGGAGGCTTAAGATTGAAGTGGATGGAAAGCCTGTAGTTGATGTCGAGGGTGTTGGCCTCTGTTGTTCTTCATCATTTCAGAGCTATTGGGTTAGTGTTTATGATGGATTGATTAGCATTGGGAGGGGGAGATACCCTTTCCAGAACCTTGTGTTTCAGTGGCTTGATTCGAAACCCAACTGTAATGTTCAATATGTTGGGCTAAGCAGCTGGGATAAACATGTTGGATATAGGAATATCAACGTCTTACCCTTAACCCAACATCACCATAGTCTCTGGAATCAAATTGACTTCAAGGAGTACCAAGAGGAAAATGATTCTGATGAGGACCGGGTTGATTTAGCCGATGAATTTGCTGAATGGGGACTTGCTAATTTTCTAGAGAACTGGGACTTTTCCgatatttattttgtagttgATGGTAACACGAAAGCTATTCCTGCACACAAAGTTATTTTGGGAGCTTCAGGAGATCTCCTTTTTTCTTATACTGATGAGAATATCATCCGACTTCCTTCAACAACATATCCTGTCCTGCATGCCTTTCTGGAGTATATCTATGTTGGTCGTACTAAC ATTGTTGAATCTCAATTGTCTCCTTTGAGAGATTTGAGCTTGAAGTTTCAAGTATTATCTCTAACCAAGAAGTGTGATGAAATTATTGGTCGTTTCAAGACAAACAAAAAGTTATTTGATTCTGGGACTAAAGTGGAAATAACATGTTCTGGTTCTCAAGTTCAGCAACATGCTATCCTTCCTCATGAACTACCCATTGATGTACCAaagcttaaacaattttttgtTACTCATCAGCATAGTGACCTAAATATCTATATTGAAGGACACGGTTTCATTGCCAAGTCACACAAAATTATTCTTAGCTTATGGAGTGTTCCATTTGCGAAG ATGTTATCCAATGGAATGATGGAAAGCAACTCTTCAGATGTTTCGTTTAGTGATGTCTCTGCTGAGGCCTTTTTAGTCATGCTTCAATTTATGTATAGTGGAGAACTCATGGTGGATTTGGTTGAAGTCAGTTCCTTAATAATCCCGCTGCTTCTGCTGGCTGACCAGTTCAGTATTATGCCCCTACAAAGAGAATGCTGTAGATGTATTTTGGAATATCTCACAGAG GATTCAGTCTGTCCCATCTTGCAAGCAGTGTCATCGATTGCATCATATAAACTGCTTGAAGAAACATGCAAGCAAAAGTTTTCCATGCATTTTGATTATTGCACAACTGCCAGCACCGAGTTTGTGTTGTTATGTGAGGAAACTTTTAAAGACATTCTTCAG CATGCTGATTTAACTGTGACATCAGAAGAGAAAGTCCTAGATGCTATTTTATTGTGGTGTATGCAATCCCCTGAAATCTGTGGGTGGGCCGCAATAGATGAGCTTTTAATGTCCTCAACGCCTGAGCAAGTTTTCAAAGGGAGGCTCCCGCTCATTGATATATTTCTACCTTATGTGCGCTTTCCATTAATGCCATTGCAGTTGCTTCAGATG CTCAATGAGAGTAAGCTTTGCAGTGTATTTCCAATATTTGATCAACTT GTGATGGAAGCAATTAATTTTGCTGCCATAGGAATGACAACGCCTGTAAACAACCAGAA tgTGAGATTTCAACATAGGCGGTCAAGCTTTAAGGAGCTCCAGTACATTTGTGATGGTGACAATAATGGAGTAATATATTTTGCTGGAACATCTTATGGTGAGCATCAGTGGTTGAATCCTGTCTTATCCAAA AAAATTAATGTGACAGCTAGCAGTCCTGCTTCAAGATACACTGATTCAAAGGCACTCGTATCAAGGACGTACCAG GCCACATTGTTTGCTGGACCCCGGATTGAGGATGGACGTACATGTGCATGGTGGATGATTGACATTGGACAAGATCACCAG CTAATGTGCAACTACTACACCTTGAGACAGGATGGTTCCAATGCATACCCTAGGTCATGGGCTCTACAG GGATCTATGGATAAGGAGAACTGGACCAACCTGAGAGTGCATGAAAATGATCAAACAATTTGTCGCCGTGGTCAGTTCGCATCATGGCCCATACAGGGTCCGAGCTCACTCCTTCCTTTCAGGTTCTTTAGGGTTTTTTTGATGGGCCCAACAACCGAGGGTTCGACCTCGTGGAACCTTTGCATGTGCTTCATCGAACTCTATGGCTACTTCCACTGA
- the LOC120278109 gene encoding BTB/POZ domain-containing protein At2g30600 isoform X1 — protein sequence MLGGAHHEPPCIRAFFSASGTPIQCSFRANEENSVKKSKRCQLIKRCERKISSRSNPCCAIRKMGGEKHKRFLTVAPFECAWREELRFREAGRGCIAFEAFAHNDVTLVFREQVGSQHYHYKMDNSPNYTVILGSHRNRRLKIEVDGKPVVDVEGVGLCCSSSFQSYWVSVYDGLISIGRGRYPFQNLVFQWLDSKPNCNVQYVGLSSWDKHVGYRNINVLPLTQHHHSLWNQIDFKEYQEENDSDEDRVDLADEFAEWGLANFLENWDFSDIYFVVDGNTKAIPAHKVILGASGDLLFSYTDENIIRLPSTTYPVLHAFLEYIYVGRTNIVESQLSPLRDLSLKFQVLSLTKKCDEIIGRFKTNKKLFDSGTKVEITCSGSQVQQHAILPHELPIDVPKLKQFFVTHQHSDLNIYIEGHGFIAKSHKIILSLWSVPFAKMLSNGMMESNSSDVSFSDVSAEAFLVMLQFMYSGELMVDLVEVSSLIIPLLLLADQFSIMPLQRECCRCILEYLTEDSVCPILQAVSSIASYKLLEETCKQKFSMHFDYCTTASTEFVLLCEETFKDILQHADLTVTSEEKVLDAILLWCMQSPEICGWAAIDELLMSSTPEQVFKGRLPLIDIFLPYVRFPLMPLQLLQMLNESKLCSVFPIFDQLVMEAINFAAIGMTTPVNNQNVRFQHRRSSFKELQYICDGDNNGVIYFAGTSYGEHQWLNPVLSKKINVTASSPASRYTDSKALVSRTYQATLFAGPRIEDGRTCAWWMIDIGQDHQLMCNYYTLRQDGSNAYPRSWALQGSMDKENWTNLRVHENDQTICRRGQFASWPIQGPSSLLPFRFFRVFLMGPTTEGSTSWNLCMCFIELYGYFH from the exons ATGCTAGGTGGCGCACATCATGAACCTCCTTGCATCCGTGCTTTCTTCTCCGCCAGCGGTACACCCATCCAATGTTCTTTTAGAGCAAACGAAGAAAATTCggtaaaaaaatcaaagagatGTCAATTGATCAAGAGATGTGAGAGAAAAATCAGCAGTAGATCAAACCCCTGTTGTGCGATTAG GAAAATGGGTGGGGAGAAGCATAAAAGGTTCCTTACAGTTGCTCCTTTTGAGTGTGCTTGGCGAGAAGAGTTACGTTTTAGGGAAGCCGGGCGTGGATGTATAGCATTTGAAGCCTTCGCACATAATGATGTCACCTTGGTGTTTAGGGAGCAAGTTGGGAGCCAACATTACCATTATAAAATGGACAATAGTCCAAATTATACGGTGATCTTGGGTAGCCATAGGAATAGGAGGCTTAAGATTGAAGTGGATGGAAAGCCTGTAGTTGATGTCGAGGGTGTTGGCCTCTGTTGTTCTTCATCATTTCAGAGCTATTGGGTTAGTGTTTATGATGGATTGATTAGCATTGGGAGGGGGAGATACCCTTTCCAGAACCTTGTGTTTCAGTGGCTTGATTCGAAACCCAACTGTAATGTTCAATATGTTGGGCTAAGCAGCTGGGATAAACATGTTGGATATAGGAATATCAACGTCTTACCCTTAACCCAACATCACCATAGTCTCTGGAATCAAATTGACTTCAAGGAGTACCAAGAGGAAAATGATTCTGATGAGGACCGGGTTGATTTAGCCGATGAATTTGCTGAATGGGGACTTGCTAATTTTCTAGAGAACTGGGACTTTTCCgatatttattttgtagttgATGGTAACACGAAAGCTATTCCTGCACACAAAGTTATTTTGGGAGCTTCAGGAGATCTCCTTTTTTCTTATACTGATGAGAATATCATCCGACTTCCTTCAACAACATATCCTGTCCTGCATGCCTTTCTGGAGTATATCTATGTTGGTCGTACTAAC ATTGTTGAATCTCAATTGTCTCCTTTGAGAGATTTGAGCTTGAAGTTTCAAGTATTATCTCTAACCAAGAAGTGTGATGAAATTATTGGTCGTTTCAAGACAAACAAAAAGTTATTTGATTCTGGGACTAAAGTGGAAATAACATGTTCTGGTTCTCAAGTTCAGCAACATGCTATCCTTCCTCATGAACTACCCATTGATGTACCAaagcttaaacaattttttgtTACTCATCAGCATAGTGACCTAAATATCTATATTGAAGGACACGGTTTCATTGCCAAGTCACACAAAATTATTCTTAGCTTATGGAGTGTTCCATTTGCGAAG ATGTTATCCAATGGAATGATGGAAAGCAACTCTTCAGATGTTTCGTTTAGTGATGTCTCTGCTGAGGCCTTTTTAGTCATGCTTCAATTTATGTATAGTGGAGAACTCATGGTGGATTTGGTTGAAGTCAGTTCCTTAATAATCCCGCTGCTTCTGCTGGCTGACCAGTTCAGTATTATGCCCCTACAAAGAGAATGCTGTAGATGTATTTTGGAATATCTCACAGAG GATTCAGTCTGTCCCATCTTGCAAGCAGTGTCATCGATTGCATCATATAAACTGCTTGAAGAAACATGCAAGCAAAAGTTTTCCATGCATTTTGATTATTGCACAACTGCCAGCACCGAGTTTGTGTTGTTATGTGAGGAAACTTTTAAAGACATTCTTCAG CATGCTGATTTAACTGTGACATCAGAAGAGAAAGTCCTAGATGCTATTTTATTGTGGTGTATGCAATCCCCTGAAATCTGTGGGTGGGCCGCAATAGATGAGCTTTTAATGTCCTCAACGCCTGAGCAAGTTTTCAAAGGGAGGCTCCCGCTCATTGATATATTTCTACCTTATGTGCGCTTTCCATTAATGCCATTGCAGTTGCTTCAGATG CTCAATGAGAGTAAGCTTTGCAGTGTATTTCCAATATTTGATCAACTT GTGATGGAAGCAATTAATTTTGCTGCCATAGGAATGACAACGCCTGTAAACAACCAGAA tgTGAGATTTCAACATAGGCGGTCAAGCTTTAAGGAGCTCCAGTACATTTGTGATGGTGACAATAATGGAGTAATATATTTTGCTGGAACATCTTATGGTGAGCATCAGTGGTTGAATCCTGTCTTATCCAAA AAAATTAATGTGACAGCTAGCAGTCCTGCTTCAAGATACACTGATTCAAAGGCACTCGTATCAAGGACGTACCAG GCCACATTGTTTGCTGGACCCCGGATTGAGGATGGACGTACATGTGCATGGTGGATGATTGACATTGGACAAGATCACCAG CTAATGTGCAACTACTACACCTTGAGACAGGATGGTTCCAATGCATACCCTAGGTCATGGGCTCTACAG GGATCTATGGATAAGGAGAACTGGACCAACCTGAGAGTGCATGAAAATGATCAAACAATTTGTCGCCGTGGTCAGTTCGCATCATGGCCCATACAGGGTCCGAGCTCACTCCTTCCTTTCAGGTTCTTTAGGGTTTTTTTGATGGGCCCAACAACCGAGGGTTCGACCTCGTGGAACCTTTGCATGTGCTTCATCGAACTCTATGGCTACTTCCACTGA
- the LOC120278501 gene encoding pentatricopeptide repeat-containing protein At1g08070, chloroplastic-like, protein MLLPESKNLGHLKQAHAHILKHFPSFQCSSFHLLHPLLSSYACAHLRSALNLLALLPHPTPFLFNSLIRSLSVSNHPHHSVVLFRQMLHLGPRPNNFTYPFLVKSCTAALSFRCGVMVHTHVVRSGLEIDPYIQSALICMYAGCKDVDSARKVFDGCSDWQTVCWNSMLDGYVKLGEIGQARVLFDRMGCKDVISWNTMINGLAILGELDDAQELFSQMPDRNVVSWNSMLAGHVKCGDVQGACKVFKEMPQRDIVSWNTMLACYAQSGHSSQALKLFDRMKSVGMKPTDATIVSLLSACAHLGALDQGRRLHDYIDGNNIELSTILATALVDMYAKCGSFAQAWQIFHGIEQKDLLAWNTMMAGMAMHGYAEDALRLFCEMTENGTMPDDITFVVILSACSHAGMVKEGRCLLNSMKEKYGIDPKLEHYGCVIDLLARSGLLEEAMELTRAMPMEPNAPAWGALLGGCRIHENIKIAEDVGKRLLNIQPSHSGRYVLLSNIYATVNRWEDARNVRSMMIANGVAKIPGLSMIELKGAVHQFVAGDQSHPETQKIYSKLAEIFDRLKVEAGYLPDTKQVLLDIEEEEKENALFFHSEKLAIAIGLLYTSPDETIRVVKNLRVCRDCHHVMKIISKVYCREIIMRDRNRFHHFIRGACSCKGYW, encoded by the exons ATGCTTCTTCCTGAATCCAAAAACCTCGGCCACCTCAAGCAAGCCCACGCCCACATCCTCAAACACTTCCCCTCTTTCCAATGCTCATCGTTTCATCTCCTCCATCCCCTCCTCTCCTCCTACGCCTGCGCTCATCTCCGCTCCGCCCTGAACCTCCTGGCTCTCCTCCCCCACCCCACGCCCTTCCTCTTCAACTCTCTCATCCGTTCTCTCTCCGTCTCCAACCACCCTCACCACTCGGTCGTGCTTTTCCGCCAAATGCTCCACCTAGGGCCCCGCCCGAACAACTTCACCTATCCCTTTCTCGTCAAGTCCTGCACCGCGGCCTTGAGCTTCCGGTGTGGAGTAATGGTGCATACTCATGTTGTTAGATCTGGGCTTGAGATTGATCCGTATATCCAGAGTGCGTTGATTTGTATGTATGCAGGTTGTAAGGATGTTGATTCCGCACGGAAGGTGTTCGATGGATGCTCTGATTGGCAGACTGTTTGTTGGAACTCGATGCTTGATGGGTATGTGAAATTAGGAGAAATAGGTCAGGCGAGAGTGTTGTTTGACAGGATGGGATGCAAAGATGTTATTTCTTGGAATACTATGATAAATGGATTGGCGATTCTTGGTGAGTTAGATGATGCGCAAGAGTTGTTTTCTCAAATGCCTGACAGAAATGTGGTGTCTTGGAATTCTATGCTTGCTGGCCATGTCAAGTGTGGGGATGTTCAGGGTGCGTGTAAAGTTTTTAAGGAAATGCCTCAACGAGATATTGTGTCATGGAACACAATGTTGGCGTGTTATGCGCAAAGTGGTCATTCTAGTCAAgcacttaagctttttgatAGGATGAAAAGTGTGGGCATGAAGCCAACTGATGCGACCATTGTGAGCTTATTGTCGGCTTGTGCTCATTTAGGAGCATTGGATCAAGGGAGGCGGCTCCATGACTACATTGATGGGAATAATATTGAGCTCAGTACTATTCTTGCTACTGCACTTGTCGACATGTATGCGAAATGTGGGAGCTTTGCTCAGGCTTGGCAAATCTTTCATGGCATTGAGCAAAAGGATTTACTAGCATGGAATACTATGATGGCGGGTATGGCCATGCATGGGTATGCTGAAGATGCACTTCGGCTTTTTTGTGAGATGACTGAGAATGGTACCATGCCAGATGATATAACGTTTGTTGTCATACTTAGTGCTTGTAGTCATGCTGGTATGGTCAAAGAGGGCCGCTGCCTTCTTAATTCCATGaaggaaaaatatggaattgacCCAAAGCTTGAGCATTATGGATGTGTCATTGATCTTCTAGCCCGCTCAGGATTGTTGGAGGAGGCTATGGAGCTCACCAGGGCAATGCCCATGGAACCCAATGCCCCTGCATGGGGTGCATTGCTTGGTGGATGCAGGATCCATGAGAACATCAAGATAGCTGAAGATGTTGGAAAACGCCTTCTGAACATTCAGCCAAGTCACAGTGGTCG ATATGTTCTGCTTTCCAACATTTATGCTACTGTTAATAGATGGGAAGATGCTAGAAATGTCAGAAGCATGATGATTGCTAATGGAGTCGCTAAAATACCAGGCTTGAGCATGATAGAATTGAAGGGAGCCGTGCACCAATTTGTTGCTGGTGACCAGTCTCATCCTGAGACACAGAAAATCTACTCGAAGCTTGCTGAAATATTTGACAGATTGAAGGTTGAAGCTGGGTATTTACCAGACACAAAGCAGGTCCTACTTGATATCgaggaagaggagaaggaaaATGCTCTGTTCTTCCATAGTGAGAAATTAGCAATTGCTATTGGTCTCTTGTACACTAGTCCAGATGAGACCATTAGAGTGGTGAAGAACCTTCGGGTGTGCAGAGACTGCCACCATGTAATGAAGATTATATCTAAGGTGTATTGTAGAGAAATTATAATGAGGGATAGGAACCGTTTCCACCATTTTATCCGTGGTGCTTGCTCTTGTAAGGGCTATTGGTAG